A window of Raineyella sp. W15-4 contains these coding sequences:
- a CDS encoding glycosyltransferase has translation MGEQQDAMEVDALRVVVLDHTGAVGGAELALIRLLDHLDADIRVRTILFGDGPLAEAIAATGHEVEVRPLDPRVADADRHVAGSGFRALVNAVRVLPYAARLGGHLRRLAPDLIHTTSLKADLIGLIAGRVAGRPVVWHIHDRISSDYLPAPMVQLLRWLARWAPTRVIVNSAGTAATLPNARGLTIAYPGFSPRQLGPSPIARDSPRPPVVGIVGRISPTKGQLEFVRAAATVLARHPEARFRVVGAPLFGEDAYEAQVRAEVEALGLADAVDFVGFVEDTTVELDRMSVCVHASSQPEPFGQVIVEAMARGVPVVATRGGGVTEIVQPDPDVEPLGWLVPPHDVAALAEAINTVLEHPEVTRPRALAAWWSVQERFAITGTAAAVQAVWRDTAGRREGKHPRTPPSPVEH, from the coding sequence ATGGGGGAACAGCAGGATGCAATGGAAGTGGACGCCCTTCGGGTCGTCGTGCTCGACCACACCGGCGCGGTGGGGGGTGCTGAGCTCGCGCTGATCCGGTTGCTCGATCACCTCGACGCCGACATCAGGGTCCGTACGATCCTGTTCGGCGACGGTCCGCTCGCCGAGGCCATCGCCGCCACCGGTCACGAGGTCGAGGTGCGGCCGCTCGACCCGCGGGTCGCCGACGCCGACCGGCATGTCGCGGGCAGCGGGTTCAGGGCACTGGTGAACGCCGTCCGGGTGCTGCCGTACGCGGCGCGGCTGGGCGGGCATCTGCGTCGGCTCGCCCCCGATCTCATCCACACCACCTCGCTGAAGGCCGACCTGATCGGTCTCATCGCCGGCCGAGTGGCCGGTCGGCCGGTGGTGTGGCACATCCATGACCGGATCAGTTCCGACTACCTCCCCGCACCGATGGTCCAACTGCTGCGCTGGCTGGCCCGCTGGGCGCCCACCCGGGTGATCGTCAACTCCGCCGGCACCGCCGCCACCCTGCCGAACGCCAGGGGCCTCACCATCGCCTACCCGGGGTTCAGCCCCCGCCAGTTGGGCCCCTCCCCCATCGCCCGGGACTCCCCTCGGCCCCCCGTCGTCGGGATCGTCGGCCGGATCAGCCCGACGAAGGGCCAACTGGAGTTCGTCCGGGCTGCCGCGACCGTGCTGGCCCGCCATCCCGAGGCCCGCTTCCGGGTGGTCGGCGCCCCGCTCTTCGGTGAGGACGCGTACGAGGCGCAGGTGAGGGCGGAGGTCGAGGCCCTGGGTCTGGCCGACGCCGTCGACTTCGTCGGCTTCGTCGAGGACACGACGGTCGAGCTCGACCGGATGAGCGTGTGCGTGCACGCCTCCAGTCAGCCTGAGCCCTTCGGTCAGGTGATCGTGGAGGCGATGGCCCGTGGCGTCCCGGTCGTGGCGACCCGCGGCGGCGGGGTGACCGAGATCGTGCAGCCCGATCCCGACGTCGAGCCACTCGGTTGGCTGGTCCCGCCTCATGACGTGGCAGCCCTGGCGGAGGCGATCAACACGGTGCTGGAGCATCCCGAGGTGACCCGGCCGCGGGCACTCGCCGCGTGGTGGTCCGTTCAGGAGCGTTTCGCGATCACCGGGACCGCCGCAGCCGTCCAGGCCGTATGGCGCGACACTGCCGGCCGCCGGGAGGGGAAGCACCCCCGGACGCCCCCGAGTCCGGTGGAGCACTGA
- a CDS encoding methyltransferase: protein MPADPASARSTRFARPPYAADPRRVADALRAADFTVDRVAGRLGERAGAALGRNTTLAALRALGGDDDPQATLLRLFVLQRTVGRAAAERALPGLVGPLSADGVLAEVAGRVAATVDIRPYGADEASGAAVDGWVVADHVPGLDGRVTRTRPDFVLSASPASATLTQLTIRRPAGRALDLGTGCGVQSLHLASHTERVVATDLNPRALRLADLTLRLNGVADRVELREGSLYEPVAADRFDLIVSNPPYVMSPPRDPGARLSYREGDFLADELVARVVRGAGEMLTEGGTLQVLANWAHVAGQDWTDRLREWIEPTGCDALVLQREVLDPYEYIELWLADAGLVGSEEYAGRYAQWLAYFDGLGIEAVGLGWVSLHRAGHDRPHLQLEDWPHGVVQPVGAAFAAHQRGVALARRSDEELLATSWRLVGTVQETYGAPGAADPEHIVLRQRTGFARAVAADTALAGVLGACDGDLPLGVIIGAVAQLLEADAEALRVEVVGRIRALVVDGFLVA from the coding sequence ATGCCCGCCGATCCCGCCTCCGCCCGATCCACCCGCTTCGCCCGGCCGCCGTACGCGGCCGATCCGCGCCGGGTCGCCGATGCGCTGCGCGCCGCCGACTTCACCGTCGACCGGGTGGCCGGGCGGCTGGGGGAGCGGGCCGGGGCCGCGCTCGGACGCAACACCACCCTGGCGGCGTTGCGGGCGTTGGGTGGCGACGACGATCCGCAGGCCACGCTGCTGCGGCTGTTCGTCCTGCAACGGACTGTGGGGCGCGCCGCCGCCGAGCGGGCGCTACCCGGTCTGGTCGGTCCGTTGTCGGCCGACGGGGTGCTGGCCGAGGTTGCGGGCCGGGTGGCGGCGACGGTCGACATACGCCCCTACGGCGCCGACGAGGCCTCCGGGGCCGCGGTGGACGGCTGGGTGGTCGCCGACCACGTGCCGGGACTGGACGGTCGGGTGACCCGGACCCGGCCGGACTTCGTGCTGTCCGCCAGCCCCGCCTCGGCGACGCTGACCCAGCTGACCATCCGCCGGCCGGCGGGCCGGGCCCTCGATCTGGGCACCGGCTGCGGCGTCCAGTCGCTGCACCTGGCCAGCCACACCGAGCGGGTGGTCGCCACCGACCTCAATCCCCGGGCGCTCCGCCTGGCCGACCTCACCCTGCGGCTGAACGGTGTGGCGGACCGGGTCGAGCTGCGCGAGGGCAGCCTCTACGAGCCGGTGGCGGCGGACCGGTTCGATCTGATCGTCAGCAACCCGCCGTACGTGATGTCGCCGCCCCGGGACCCCGGGGCCCGGCTCAGCTACCGGGAGGGGGACTTCCTCGCCGACGAGCTGGTCGCCCGGGTGGTGCGTGGTGCCGGCGAGATGCTCACCGAGGGCGGCACCCTGCAGGTGCTGGCGAACTGGGCCCACGTGGCCGGGCAGGACTGGACGGACCGGCTGCGGGAGTGGATCGAGCCGACCGGCTGTGACGCGCTGGTGCTGCAACGGGAGGTGCTGGACCCGTACGAGTACATCGAGCTGTGGCTCGCCGATGCCGGACTGGTCGGGTCGGAGGAGTACGCCGGGCGGTATGCCCAGTGGCTGGCGTACTTCGACGGTCTCGGCATCGAGGCGGTCGGGCTCGGCTGGGTCAGTCTGCACCGGGCCGGTCACGACCGGCCGCACCTGCAGCTCGAGGACTGGCCACACGGTGTCGTCCAGCCGGTGGGTGCCGCGTTCGCCGCCCATCAACGCGGCGTGGCGCTCGCCCGTCGCAGCGACGAGGAGCTGCTCGCCACCTCCTGGCGGCTGGTCGGGACGGTCCAGGAGACGTACGGAGCGCCGGGGGCGGCCGATCCGGAGCACATCGTGCTGCGGCAGCGGACCGGATTCGCCCGGGCGGTGGCGGCCGACACCGCGCTGGCGGGCGTCCTCGGCGCCTGCGACGGGGACCTGCCGCTCGGGGTGATCATCGGGGCGGTGGCACAGCTGCTCGAGGCCGATGCCGAGGCGCTGCGGGTCGAGGTGGTCGGGCGGATCCGGGCCCTGGTGGTCGACGGGTTCCTGGTCGCCTGA
- a CDS encoding sugar transferase: protein MSTEATTSTETAARVGTVAEPIAPEDGPAHDQAGLVVPLPRGRGSSRLISATAVATDLLALLLATVIGVLGRNSLAIFPDAADVSSVVTGMALWQVPLWIGLLASWGLYRTKNMGAGSVEYQAVVTATGITAGLTAAVLYLSHSQLSRGFFLLEFTVGLALLLLGRFSIRRGVQRARAAGRLLNRVVLAGNPHTIDEIATVIRRESWLGYDIVGAITPAAEPSLRTPRGIKVIGTTERIGEAVRAADVEAVICAEGAFSSSRDFRRLAWDLENDHSQMIVVPTMTDVSAERLQVRPIAGLPLVHVEKPQSQAASRWGKRLFDVLGSATLIVLSSPIMLAVALAIKLDDGGPVFFRQVRVGKDGTLFRCFKFRSMVVDAERLLAQLRAQNESEGGVLFKMAKDPRITRVGHVIRRLSLDEFPQFFNVLRGEMSLVGPRPALPSEVEKYEDHVHRRLDVRPGITGLWQVSGRSDLPWTETVRLDLYYVDNWSMAQDMMILMRTARAVLASAGAY, encoded by the coding sequence ATGAGCACGGAGGCAACCACCAGCACCGAGACAGCGGCCCGCGTCGGCACGGTCGCGGAGCCCATCGCACCCGAGGACGGCCCGGCACACGACCAGGCCGGCCTGGTCGTGCCGCTGCCTCGGGGCCGCGGATCCTCGCGGCTGATCAGCGCCACCGCTGTCGCCACCGACCTGCTGGCCCTCCTGCTCGCCACCGTCATCGGCGTGCTGGGGCGTAACTCCCTGGCCATCTTCCCCGACGCCGCCGACGTGAGTTCGGTGGTCACCGGGATGGCACTGTGGCAGGTCCCGCTGTGGATCGGCCTGCTCGCATCCTGGGGGCTCTACCGGACCAAGAACATGGGCGCCGGGTCGGTGGAGTACCAGGCGGTGGTGACCGCCACCGGCATCACCGCGGGTCTCACCGCCGCGGTCCTCTACCTCAGCCACAGCCAATTGTCCCGAGGGTTCTTCCTGTTGGAGTTCACCGTCGGCCTGGCCCTGCTGCTGCTCGGGCGCTTCAGCATCCGTCGGGGCGTCCAGCGGGCACGGGCGGCCGGCCGGCTCCTCAACCGGGTCGTGCTGGCCGGCAACCCCCACACCATCGACGAGATCGCCACCGTGATCCGGCGGGAGTCCTGGCTCGGGTACGACATCGTCGGCGCCATCACCCCGGCGGCCGAGCCGTCGCTGCGCACCCCCCGTGGCATCAAGGTGATCGGCACCACCGAGCGGATCGGCGAAGCGGTGCGGGCGGCCGATGTCGAGGCCGTCATCTGCGCCGAGGGCGCCTTCTCGAGCAGCCGCGACTTCCGGCGTCTCGCCTGGGACCTCGAGAACGACCACAGCCAGATGATCGTGGTGCCGACGATGACCGACGTCTCCGCCGAGCGCCTCCAGGTGCGGCCGATCGCCGGGCTGCCGCTGGTCCACGTCGAGAAGCCCCAGTCCCAGGCCGCCTCCCGCTGGGGCAAGCGGCTGTTCGACGTGCTCGGGTCGGCCACGCTGATCGTGCTCAGCTCCCCGATCATGCTGGCGGTGGCGTTGGCCATCAAGCTCGACGACGGCGGCCCGGTCTTCTTCCGGCAGGTCCGGGTCGGCAAGGACGGCACCCTCTTCCGCTGCTTCAAGTTCCGCTCCATGGTGGTGGATGCCGAGCGGCTGCTGGCTCAGTTGCGCGCCCAGAACGAGTCGGAGGGAGGGGTCCTGTTCAAGATGGCGAAGGACCCCCGCATCACCCGGGTCGGCCACGTGATCCGCAGGCTCTCCCTGGACGAGTTCCCGCAGTTCTTCAACGTGCTGCGCGGTGAGATGAGCCTGGTCGGTCCCCGGCCGGCACTCCCCTCGGAGGTGGAGAAGTACGAGGACCACGTCCACCGCCGCCTCGACGTACGGCCCGGGATCACCGGACTGTGGCAGGTGTCGGGCCGATCCGACCTGCCATGGACCGAGACCGTACGGCTGGACCTGTACTACGTCGACAACTGGTCGATGGCCCAGGACATGATGATCCTGATGCGGACCGCTCGGGCGGTCCTGGCCTCCGCCGGCGCCTACTGA
- a CDS encoding DEAD/DEAH box helicase, whose translation MFQSTDARVSHLHRIPARTGRTADWSDWVPADVIDAWAARGITCPWEHQAAAMNAVHAGRHVLLSTGTASGKSLAYLVPIATATRDAPQDARPAPAAATRRTSPAPSAHPARARHHGPRPDSGPDAGTGGGIGPGTAVATRPRLTAAQLRADLGTAHRTGTALYLAPTKALAHDQLRACHDLGLDGWRVTTLDGDSDDAERAWARDFGTYVLTNPDMLHYSVLPDHGRWARLLGSLRYIVLDECHRYRGVFGAHVSAIIRRLRRLAALYGADPVVVATSATVDGGGELLADLAGVAAEDVVTVTEDTSPHGQVDLVLWQPEGNHDTESAHLLADCVTEGRQTVAFIASRAMAERVAVTAQELAGPTGRIDAYRAGYLSQDRRRLERDLQTGRLHGVAATNALELGVDIAGLDAVIVSGYPGTRAALWQQAGRAGRRGSDALVFLVARENPLDAYFFAHPEELLDGSVERTILDPANPYVLGPHLAAAAQEAALTEADARFFGPAMPGIADTLAAQGVLRKRRAGWYWTRPERAATMIDIRGGGARAVDIVDRDTGRLVGVADVGSADRAVHPEAVYLHQGDSWMVDTLDLEHYEAIVHRDRPGYTTQPVSTMDIAVLGTAEARPFGHDASRSVDTAEICRGTVRLTGQVVGYLRRDELTGEVWDRTPMVLPEHSLETQAMWIRIPEAVVRATGLTPPQLAGAVHAAEHTAIGLLPLFVSCDRWDIGGVSTVFHPDTGAATIFIHDGQSGGSGYTAQGFRIGERWWQATYERLSSCRCTNGCPRCVQSPKCGNANQTLDKEAARVLLRALLPAR comes from the coding sequence GTGTTCCAGTCAACCGATGCGCGGGTGAGTCACCTCCACCGCATTCCCGCGCGCACCGGACGCACCGCCGACTGGTCCGACTGGGTGCCGGCCGACGTGATCGATGCCTGGGCCGCCCGGGGCATCACCTGCCCGTGGGAGCACCAGGCGGCGGCGATGAACGCCGTCCACGCGGGTCGGCATGTGCTGCTCAGCACCGGCACCGCCTCGGGCAAGTCCCTCGCCTACCTCGTACCGATCGCCACCGCGACCCGGGACGCACCACAGGATGCCCGGCCGGCCCCCGCAGCTGCCACCCGGCGGACATCACCAGCACCGTCGGCCCACCCGGCACGGGCCCGCCACCATGGCCCCCGCCCCGATTCCGGCCCCGATGCCGGCACCGGTGGCGGGATCGGCCCCGGCACCGCCGTCGCCACCCGTCCGCGGCTCACCGCCGCACAGCTGCGCGCCGATCTCGGCACCGCCCACCGGACCGGCACCGCCCTCTACCTCGCGCCGACCAAGGCCCTGGCCCACGACCAGCTGCGGGCCTGCCACGACCTGGGACTGGACGGCTGGCGCGTCACCACCCTGGACGGCGACTCCGACGACGCCGAGCGGGCCTGGGCCCGCGACTTCGGGACGTACGTCCTCACCAACCCCGACATGCTGCACTACTCGGTGCTGCCCGACCACGGCCGGTGGGCGCGGCTGCTCGGCTCGCTGCGCTACATCGTCCTCGACGAGTGCCACCGCTACCGCGGCGTGTTCGGCGCCCACGTCTCGGCGATCATCCGCCGGCTGCGCCGCCTCGCCGCGCTGTACGGGGCGGACCCGGTGGTGGTCGCGACCTCGGCGACCGTCGACGGTGGCGGCGAACTGCTCGCCGATCTGGCCGGGGTCGCTGCCGAGGACGTGGTGACGGTCACCGAGGACACCTCACCGCACGGGCAGGTCGACCTGGTGCTGTGGCAGCCGGAGGGCAACCATGACACCGAGTCGGCGCACCTGCTGGCCGACTGCGTCACCGAGGGACGCCAGACCGTCGCCTTCATCGCCTCCCGGGCGATGGCCGAACGGGTCGCCGTCACCGCCCAGGAGCTGGCCGGCCCCACCGGGCGGATCGACGCCTACCGAGCCGGCTACCTGTCCCAGGACCGGCGCCGGCTGGAACGCGACCTGCAGACCGGCCGGCTGCACGGCGTGGCGGCGACCAACGCCCTGGAGCTGGGCGTCGACATTGCCGGGCTGGACGCCGTCATCGTGTCGGGCTATCCGGGCACCCGGGCCGCGTTGTGGCAGCAGGCCGGCCGGGCCGGCCGCCGCGGCAGCGACGCGCTGGTGTTCCTGGTGGCCCGGGAGAACCCGCTCGACGCGTACTTCTTCGCCCACCCCGAGGAGCTGCTGGACGGCTCGGTGGAGCGTACGATCCTCGACCCGGCCAACCCGTACGTGCTGGGACCGCACCTGGCGGCGGCCGCGCAGGAGGCCGCACTGACCGAGGCAGATGCCCGGTTCTTCGGCCCGGCGATGCCCGGCATCGCCGACACCCTGGCCGCGCAGGGAGTGCTGCGCAAGCGGCGGGCAGGCTGGTACTGGACCCGTCCGGAGCGCGCGGCGACGATGATCGACATCCGCGGCGGCGGGGCCCGGGCGGTCGACATCGTGGACCGGGACACCGGCCGGCTGGTCGGGGTCGCCGACGTCGGCTCCGCCGATCGGGCCGTCCATCCCGAGGCGGTCTACCTGCACCAGGGCGACTCCTGGATGGTGGACACCCTCGACCTGGAGCACTACGAGGCGATCGTGCACCGGGACCGGCCCGGCTACACCACCCAGCCTGTCTCCACGATGGACATCGCGGTGCTCGGCACCGCCGAGGCCCGGCCGTTCGGCCACGACGCGAGTCGCTCGGTGGACACCGCCGAGATCTGCCGGGGGACCGTACGCCTCACCGGCCAGGTGGTCGGCTACCTGCGCCGTGACGAGCTCACCGGCGAGGTCTGGGACCGGACGCCGATGGTGCTGCCGGAACATTCCCTGGAGACGCAGGCGATGTGGATCCGGATCCCCGAGGCCGTCGTCCGGGCCACCGGCCTGACTCCGCCACAGCTCGCCGGAGCCGTCCATGCCGCCGAGCACACCGCCATCGGTCTGCTGCCGCTGTTCGTCTCCTGCGACCGCTGGGACATCGGCGGCGTCTCCACGGTGTTCCACCCCGACACCGGCGCCGCCACGATCTTCATCCACGACGGCCAGTCCGGCGGCTCCGGCTACACGGCCCAGGGGTTCCGGATCGGCGAGCGCTGGTGGCAGGCGACGTACGAGCGGCTCAGCAGCTGCCGCTGCACGAACGGCTGCCCCCGCTGCGTCCAGTCCCCCAAATGCGGCAATGCCAACCAGACCCTCGACAAGGAGGCGGCCCGGGTGCTGCTGCGGGCCCTGCTGCCCGCCCGGTGA
- a CDS encoding VOC family protein has product MSEVPPGTASLQIVVADIHRAHDELAGRGVDVSDVQVLAWGHFVTFADPDGNQWAIQYLPSRPNG; this is encoded by the coding sequence CTGAGTGAGGTCCCGCCGGGCACCGCGTCCCTGCAGATCGTCGTCGCGGACATCCACCGGGCCCATGACGAACTCGCCGGCCGCGGTGTCGACGTGAGCGACGTCCAGGTCCTCGCCTGGGGACACTTCGTCACCTTTGCGGATCCCGACGGCAACCAGTGGGCCATCCAGTACCTCCCGAGCCGGCCGAACGGCTGA